In Stigmatopora nigra isolate UIUO_SnigA chromosome 2, RoL_Snig_1.1, whole genome shotgun sequence, a single window of DNA contains:
- the LOC144193260 gene encoding UPF0606 protein KIAA1549-like, which produces MARLVSLVVLVVAVKTKMNARGSRTMVLGFTLLMNMIAADSPVADIDGDVLSPTKPTLSTSPPFLTTALENKDTDVIPQPNYETFTPSNLNAKESQPLSTPSLQPSQLVRGSFLEFEEDKHSNEWKEAQIKSANQKTILLPTPLIPQIQLQLNESRPSASESSAVPQHTFSKEAQNDRVSESTSTVTSLTGKPMIPQDFRDTPSDEAYILDDGLLYPTMSSRSIQQGNPLYSSGSTVTENEPLDVLPNPHEFLSPSYSVPFISPYLTPELTEVPPEDFYPTNTIDFDWGSGDFLETIAFLNPGEEDHSLVTKVPDIYDQEDNREHYNTDFPSRVGVSLSSWHHLHMMQSSILMTASSTHLPLPSVDRSSLSPIHTTIDHILQLTPTVSNDLVETSDSIDWPDTYSIQPTDVLLPDMNSLEYYTTQLTKENSGSGKEVEKRKNVTLLSNSSSHNTHKSSNNSHGNVNEDDSDHESSGFELLSDTANMRTTEIFNNSKPFLHRLDVTTHFLEPSSTILPTHMLTADGFSATHTLDPHSSVIVRPSASDFLPDDLIGTLSLTDVQWFVTEVLNPSSTFTPTTSPSSALTEHFRPSTERAINITSVSSNSTVLPPLMLGDQGVTNDEFDNTATMTLITTDSEANTTEPNAIFPNANANQTVNLTPLVSGDWQTTTPTSRQYLCDPEKPEYNVKIGLPSGAKVEHIKSQMGEILKREFNKTVELQVVEPPPKFIFRVVSDPVLYTAISVINALRRSGRHFLFVSPHWMTQDNKYQVHTVLQFVPVQVDVRYCNFSERIERGLTLAYAEVCQRSKAPINFTVHIINITMAVPKNPQQLEKYPVDITFTVHGPQDYLLGSEVSKALMKLTKVEFSYYMGFPVQQIAEPFHYPMLNTSQFLRSSWVRTVLLGVLDSEVSQRTFQANIERRMAILLGEALGSVRRVKRATNVGNNSVQVVSMNRSVGVDNPLEVVYFVEHPDGQRVPAVEMANILNSLDVQKAAIILGYRVDGVLAQPFEKGPSLPYVTKNPNLWIIIGVVIPLLVVIFIIAILYFKLCRTDKLEFQPDAVTSIQQRHKLQAPSVKGFDFAKLHLGQQNKDDVIVVQESFPAEPANISDMDRPSVSQNGDVTNDKNSASSTKASRSFRRRERISPSDGDSMVSYRSSGRESTEENLRAQATPSDSKQTRKVPINVLNGKNRIGPHPPKSLNDQMSSASIFEHVDRMSRATDVSRRVPNKVQLIAMQPMTIPPLLSHTNCGKLSNTCKSNKEIQIAMRQKSEMEHHRNKIRLRGKRKGHYDFPAMDDIDLAGVKELDHVHHKAQKQMEKMDQNSRIPTSFKEPPKSARGKPSPKQRKKEQLNGGVMTDADKDKLITEDSEAAYRKCPGVNNVAYVSDADQASGLPHRSPSPTDEVFLGPACSPPGHAPPPPPYMPPQPSIEEARQQMHSLLDDAFALVSPTSQGSSAGITLPGVNVNASDTRLWSPSYQGLGPYTGRFSDLSLSPPLVQGLISRQERALSYLPPRETVLPGEQLQLDRLYSIRGLYTDELPMSARPRPVGGTTGAQLHHLTQVGLPSRINGYPSGMRGYPGPNGSIRWNDYPEEPYYRTLQDNSAMARSDLREPSSPLARPDLETGYLSTPLTLDARLPTQSSASLIKAIREELLRLSQKQGFGS; this is translated from the exons ATGGCAAGATTGGTCTCCCTTGTTGTTTTGGTGGTGGCGGTCAAGACCAAAATGAATGCCCGTGGCTCACGCACCATGGTTCTGGGTTTTACTCTGTTGATGAACATGATAGCGGCAGACTCACCTGTGGCAG ATATAGATGGAGATGTTTTGAGTCCAACAAAGCCAACATTGTCAACTTCACCACCCTTCCTTACTACTGCCTTAGAGAACAAAGACACAGATGTCATTCCTCAACCCAACTATGAAACCTTCACTCCAAGTAACCTAAATGCAAAAGAATCACAGCCTCTTTCTACTCCATCATTACAGCCATCTCAACTGGTTCGGGGATCATTTCTAGAATTTGAAGAAGATAAACATTCCAATGAATGGAAGGAGGCCCAAATCAaatctgccaatcaaaaaactaTTCTCTTGCCAACTCCTTTGATACCTCAGATTCAGCTTCAGTTAAATGAATCAAGGCCTTCTGCTTCTGAAAGTTCAGCAGTGCCACAGCATACTTTTTCAAAAGAAGCTCAAAATGATCGAGTGAGTGAGTCAACTTCAACTGTGACTTCACTAACTGGCAAACCAATGATTCCACAGGATTTCAGGGATACTCCATCAGACGAAGCTTATATTTTAGATGATGGTTTACTATACCCTACAATGAGTTCACGTTCCATCCAGCAAGGGAACCCTCTCTATTCAAGTGGCTCCACAGTAACAGAAAATGAACCACTGGATGTACTCCCCAATCCACATGAGTTTCTATCCCCAAGCTACAGTGTGCCTTTCATCAGCCCTTATCTTACTCCTGAACTGACAGAGGTTCCACCAGAGGACTTCTATCCCACAAATACCATCGACTTTGACTGGGGAAGTGGAGATTTTTTGGAGACAATAGCATTCCTAAATCCCGGAGAAGAGGACCACTCCTTGGTCACCAAGGTTCCCGACATATATGATCAAGAGGACAATAGAGAACATTACAATACCGACTTTCCTTCCAGGGTTGGTGTCTCCCTTTCATCCTGGCACCATCTTCATATGATGCAGTCTTCAATCCTGATGACAGCATCTTCAACACATTTACCTCTGCCATCAGTGGATCGCTCTTCTCTTTCTCCTATTCATACCACAATTGATCACATACTGCAACTTACTCCCACGGTTAGCAATGACCTAGTAGAAACATCAGATAGCATAGATTGGCCTGATACTTACAGCATTCAACCCACTGATGTTCTGTTACCAGACATGAACAGCTTGGAGTATTACACCACACAGCTGACTAAGGAGAACTCTGGTTCGGGGAAAGAagttgaaaaaagaaagaatgtcACTTTGCTGTCCAACAGTTCTTCTCATAACACACACAAGAGCAGCAACAACAGTCATGGAAATGTAAATGAAGATGACTCTGACCATGAGTCGTCAGGCTTTGAGCTTCTCAGTGACACAGCTAACATGAGAACAACAGAGATTTTCAACAACTCAAAGCCTTTTCTGCACCGCCTTGATGTCACAACACACTTTCTCGAACCATCTTCTACAATCTTGCCGACTCATATGTTAACCGCGGATGGGTTTTCAGCCACTCACACTCTTGACCCACACAGCAGTGTAATTGTACGTCCCAGCGCTTCAGATTTTCTACCAGATGATTTAATCGGTACATTGTCTCTGACAGATGTCCAGTGGTTTGTCACAGAGGTCTTAAACCCTTCTTCAACCTTTACTCCAACAACATCTCCCTCCTCTGCTCTGACTGAGCATTTTCGTCCTTCAACTGAACGAGCAATCAACATCACCTCAGTCTCATCCAATAGTACAGTGCTCCCTCCTCTTATGTTGGGAGATCAGGGAGTGACTAATGATGAATTTGACAATACAGCCACAATGACCTTGATTACAACCGACAGTGAAGCTAATACAACTGAACCCAACGCCATATTTCCAAATGCTAATGCAAATCAAACGGTCAACCTCACTCCACTTGTGAGTGGTGATTGGCAGACTACAACTCCGACATCTAGACAGTACCTCTGTGACCCTGAGAAGCCAGAGTACAATGTTAAAATAG GTTTACCATCTGGAGCCAAAGTTGAACATATCAAATCTCAAATGGGTGAGATCCTGAAACGGGAATTTAACAAAACGGTGGAGTTGCAG GTTGTAGAGCCACCACCAAAGTTCATATTTCGGGTTGTGTCTGATCCAGTTCTGTACACAGCAATATCTGTCATCAATGCCCTACGAAGGTCAGGGCGCCACTTCCTGTTTGTGTCACCCCACTGGATGACACAAGATAATAAATATCAAGTTCACACAg TGCTGCAATTTGTTCCTGTTCAGGTCGATGTACGTTATTGTAACTTCAGCGAACGTATTGAGAGAGGTTTGACCCTGGCTTATGCGGAAGTGTGTCAGCGCTCTAAGGCGCCAATCAATTTCACAGTACAT ATTATCAATATTACCATGGCTGTTCCTAAAAATCCACAACAACTGGAGAAGTATCCAGTGGACATTACATTCACTGTGCACGGCCCTCAAGATTATCTACTGGGTTCAGAAGTCAGCAAGGCTCTAATGAAGCTCACTAAGGTGGAATTCAGCTATTATATGGGCTTTCCTGTCCAGCAGATTGCTGAGC CCTTTCATTACCCGATGTTGAACACAAGCCAGTTCCTTCGATCCTCTTGGGTGAGAACAG TTCTCTTGGGAGTGCTGGATAGTGAAGTGAGCCAAAGGACCTTTCAAGCAAACATAGAGCGCAGGATGGCCATATTACTTGGAGAAGCCTTGGGATCGGTCAGACGTGTCAAGAGGGCAACAAATGTTGGCAACAACAGTGTTCAG GTTGTGAGCATGAACCGGTCTGTGGGTGTGGACAATCCATTGGAGGTTGTGTATTTTGTGGAGCATCCTGATGGTCAGAGGGTTCCTGCTGTTGAAATGGCCAACATTCTTAACAGTCTGGATGTCCAAAAGGCAGCCATCATCTTGGGATATCGTGTTGATGGTGTTTTAGCACAAC CTTTTGAAAAGGGGCCATCATTGCCATATGTCACTAAGAACCCTAACTTGTGGATCATCATTGGGGTAGTGATTCCCCTTCTGGTGGTCATCTTCATTATTGCTATCCTTTACTTTAAATTGTGTCGGACAGACAAGCTGGAGTTTCAGCCAGATGCCGTGACTTCCATCCAACAGAGACACAAG CTACAGGCCCCTAGTGTGAAAGGCTTTGACTTTGCCAAGCTACATCTTGGTCAACAGAATAAAGATGATGTCATAGTGGTCCAGGAATCATTCCCAGCGGAGCCTGCAAATATTTCAGATATGGATCGCCCCAGTGTTTCCCAAAATGGCGACGTCACTAACGACAAAAACTCCGCCTCCTCCACCAAAGCATCCCGCAGCTTTAGAAGACGAGAAAG GATCTCGCCATCAGACGGTGATTCCATGGTGAGTTATCGCTCCAGTGGGCGAGAGTCAACTGAGGAGAACCTGAGAGCCCAAGCCACACCCAGTGACAGCAAGCAGACGCGGAAGGTCCCCATCAATGTTTTAAATG GAAAAAATAGAATTG GTCCTCATCCTCCGAAGAGTCTCAATGACCAAATGTCGTCCGCTTCCATATTTGAACACGTTGATAGAATGTCGCGGGCCACAGATGTAAGCCGAAGGGTCCCCAACAAAGTGCAACTTATTGCCATGCAGCCCATGACAATCCCACCCCTGCTGAGCCACACTAACTGTGGAAAATTGTCCAATACCTGCAAAAGCAACAAGGAG ATCCAAATAGCAATGAGGCAGAAATCAGAAATGGAACATCATCGGAACAAAATCCGTCTGCGTGGCAAGAGGAAGGGTCATTATGACTTCCCCGCTATGGATGACATCGACCTTGCAGGAGTCAAAGAGCTGGACCACGTTCACCATAAAGCACAAAAGCAGATGGAAAAGATGGATCAAAATTCACGAATTCCAACAAGCTTCAAAGAACCCCCCAAAAG TGCACGAGGGAAGCCCTCTCCCAAACAGAGGAAGAAGGAGCAGTTAAACGGCGGAGTAATGACAGATGCAGACAAAGATAAACTTATCACTGAAGACTCAGAGGCTGCTTACAGGAAGTGTCCTGGGGTCAACAATGTGGCCTATGTG TCAGACGCTGACCAAGCCTCAGGCTTGCCCCACAGAAGCCCATCCCCCACAGACGAAGTGTTCCTCGGGCCGGCTTGCTCACCTCCCGGACATGCCCCTCCCCCGCCGCCTTACATGCCTCCACAGCCCTCCATCGAAGAGGCGCGGCAGCAGATGCATTCACTGCTGGATGACGCCTTTGCCCTTGTGTCACCAACTTCACAGGGCAGTTCGGCAGGCATTACTCTGCCAGGGGTCAATGTCAATGCTTCTGACACTAGACTTTGGAGCCCATCTTATCAAGGTCTTGGCCCTTACACCGGG AGATTCAGCGACCTGAGTCTGTCTCCTCCTCTTGTTCAAGGCTTAATATCAAG GCAAGAGCGCGCTTTGAGCTACCTTCCCCCAAGAGAGACAGTCCTGCCTGGTGAGCAGCTCCAGCTTGACCGCCTTTACTCCATCAGAGGACTTTACACTGATGAGCTACCCATGTCTGCTCGGCCGCGGCCAGTGGGGGGCACTACTG GAGCCCAACTGCATCATCTTACACAAGTGGGCCTCCCTAGTCGGATAAACGGCTATCCCTCTGGAATGAGGGGCTATCCAGGACCGAACGGGAGCATCAGATGGAATGACTACCCCGAGGAACCTTATTACAGAACGCTACAAGATAACAGTGCA ATGGCCAGAAGTGACCTCAGGGAGCCGTCAAGTCCTCTCGCCCGGCCCGACTTGGAGACAGGCTATCTTTCAACCCCACTCACACTGGACGCGAGGCTTCCCACCCAATCCTCGGCCTCCTTGATTAAGGCCATTCGCGAGGAGCTTCTACGCCTGTCACAGAAACAGGGGTTCGGCAGCTGA